In the Lysinibacillus sp. PLM2 genome, one interval contains:
- the catE gene encoding catechol-2,3-dioxygenase produces the protein MSTHFHKKPNMYVSHVQIKVSNLDRAVDFYKKVIGFDVLEQTENSAILTFDGTTSILSLEQVDNAISLQGGQTGLYHFAILLPTRKDLGNFIQNIIKYNIRIGAGDHHVSEAIYLNDLDGNGIEVYSDRPEENWIWQDASTVYMTTEQVDIPSVLSEADGKWDGLPIGTVMGHIHLSVADLSASENFYTTVLGFNVVTRYGNQALFVSTGKYHHHIGLNTWESKGGSPAPENSVGLKSFTLVLDNEEQAEKVKNNLLGIGATVDQFDGAPKYGGHQAFSTEDPSGIRIVFTLDEE, from the coding sequence ATGTCTACTCATTTTCATAAGAAGCCAAACATGTATGTCTCACATGTACAAATAAAAGTGTCAAACTTAGATCGTGCCGTTGATTTTTATAAAAAAGTAATTGGTTTTGATGTACTAGAGCAAACGGAGAATTCTGCCATTCTAACATTTGATGGTACTACTAGCATTTTGTCCTTAGAGCAAGTGGACAATGCAATCAGTTTGCAAGGGGGGCAAACCGGGCTTTATCACTTTGCTATTTTGTTACCAACACGAAAAGATTTAGGTAACTTTATTCAAAATATTATTAAATATAATATTCGTATCGGCGCTGGCGACCATCATGTGAGTGAAGCAATATATTTAAATGATCTAGACGGAAATGGGATTGAGGTCTATTCAGATCGTCCGGAGGAAAATTGGATTTGGCAGGATGCTTCAACTGTTTACATGACAACAGAACAAGTAGACATTCCTTCCGTTTTAAGTGAAGCAGATGGCAAATGGGATGGGCTTCCAATAGGTACTGTTATGGGGCATATTCATTTATCTGTTGCAGATCTATCTGCTAGTGAAAACTTTTATACAACTGTTCTAGGGTTTAATGTTGTTACCCGATATGGAAATCAAGCACTATTCGTTTCAACGGGAAAATATCATCATCATATTGGTTTAAATACTTGGGAAAGCAAAGGTGGGTCACCAGCACCCGAAAATAGTGTAGGGTTAAAATCATTTACACTAGTATTGGATAATGAAGAACAGGCGGAAAAAGTAAAAAACAATTTACTTGGTATTGGTGCAACAGTGGATCAATTTGATGGAGCTCCAAAATATGGAGGTCATCAAGCTTTCTCTACGGAAGATCCTTCTGGTATAAGAATTGTATTTACCCTTGATGAAGAATAA
- the cspR gene encoding putative tRNA (cytidine(34)-2'-O)-methyltransferase: MPLHIVLYQPEIPANTGNIARTCAGTNTSLHLIRPLGFSTDDKMLKRAGLDYWHSVNIVYHDSLEDFIEYSKDGDLYLIETYSDEPYSNHDFSNREKDIYFMFGKETTGLPKDFAYERKDKCLRIPQSDHVRSLNLSNTAAIIIYEALRQQNFPGLK; this comes from the coding sequence TTGCCATTGCATATTGTTTTATATCAACCTGAAATTCCGGCTAATACGGGTAATATTGCCCGGACTTGTGCAGGAACGAATACTTCACTACATTTAATCCGTCCTTTAGGATTTTCAACAGATGATAAAATGTTAAAACGGGCTGGATTAGATTACTGGCATTCTGTGAATATTGTTTATCATGATAGTTTGGAAGATTTCATAGAGTATTCAAAGGATGGGGATCTTTATTTAATTGAAACATATAGTGATGAGCCCTATTCGAATCATGATTTTAGTAATCGAGAGAAGGATATTTATTTTATGTTTGGAAAAGAAACAACGGGGTTGCCAAAGGATTTTGCCTATGAGCGAAAAGATAAATGTCTTCGGATTCCACAAAGTGACCATGTAAGATCTTTAAATTTATCAAATACCGCAGCAATAATAATTTATGAAGCGTTAAGACAACAAAATTTTCCAGGACTAAAATAA
- a CDS encoding glyoxal reductase produces MTSIPTKRLSNGVEMPYLGLGVYKMTDSEEALNAMTKALEFGYRAIDTAALYNNEVEVGEAIRASNIAREEIFVTTKVWNSDQGYDNTLKAFETSLKKLGLDYIDLYLTHWAVPDKFVDTYRAIERLYEEKLIRVPGVSNHHKHHLEKIATKANVKPMVNQIELHPYLSQKPLLNFCKENGIAVTAWAPLGRGKILEDETITNIAAKYNKTAAQIILRWHYQNDVLTIPKSVTPSRIEENMSIFDFEISADDIEAIDGLNKDLRTGKDPDNFNF; encoded by the coding sequence TTGACAAGTATACCAACAAAACGGTTATCAAATGGCGTAGAGATGCCTTACTTGGGATTAGGTGTTTATAAAATGACAGATAGTGAAGAAGCCTTAAATGCAATGACGAAAGCACTTGAGTTTGGCTATCGTGCGATTGATACCGCTGCGCTATATAATAACGAGGTAGAAGTTGGAGAAGCGATTCGTGCATCCAATATTGCGCGAGAAGAAATTTTCGTTACTACAAAAGTATGGAATTCTGATCAAGGTTATGACAACACGTTAAAAGCATTTGAAACATCCTTAAAAAAGTTGGGTTTAGATTACATCGATTTATATTTAACCCATTGGGCAGTACCAGATAAATTTGTTGATACCTATCGTGCCATTGAGCGTCTTTATGAGGAAAAATTAATACGTGTACCAGGTGTTTCAAATCATCACAAGCACCATCTAGAGAAAATAGCTACAAAAGCAAATGTGAAACCAATGGTGAATCAAATCGAACTACATCCATACTTATCCCAAAAACCACTTTTAAACTTCTGCAAGGAAAATGGCATTGCAGTTACAGCATGGGCACCTTTAGGTAGAGGGAAAATTTTAGAAGATGAAACGATCACAAATATTGCAGCTAAATATAATAAAACAGCAGCTCAAATTATCCTTCGTTGGCATTATCAAAATGATGTGTTAACGATTCCGAAATCTGTTACACCTAGCCGTATTGAAGAAAATATGAGTATTTTTGATTTTGAAATATCAGCAGATGATATTGAAGCGATTGATGGATTAAATAAAGATTTAAGGACAGGCAAAGATCCTGACAATTTTAACTTTTAA
- the yeaB gene encoding putative transporter YeaB: MELYTNLRAGEKGAWLSIGTYLILSAIKLIIGYFGASDALMADGLNNTTDIIASIAVLIGLRISQRPPDENHQYGHLRAETIASLIASFIMMVVGLQVLLDSGFNLMNPSRETPSPLTAYVALGSAVVMYFVYRYNLKLAKKIGSSAVRAAAYDNRSDALVSTGTAIGIFGAIFGFVIIDTITALIVGVIIIKTGVEIFWEAVQTLTDAFDIEEAETLSVLIRNVDGVIELNDFKGRTHGNMTFIDVTVTVNPNLNVWESHRITEKIESTIKRFNPYCMVLVHIEPHVIPKAIEEDYHF; encoded by the coding sequence GTGGAATTATATACAAATTTGCGTGCTGGGGAAAAAGGCGCATGGCTATCAATCGGTACATATCTTATTCTCAGTGCCATTAAACTTATCATTGGTTATTTTGGAGCATCAGATGCATTAATGGCAGACGGGCTTAATAATACAACGGATATCATCGCATCAATTGCTGTTTTAATTGGATTGAGAATATCCCAAAGACCGCCAGATGAAAATCATCAATATGGTCATCTTCGTGCCGAAACAATCGCCTCCCTAATCGCATCCTTTATCATGATGGTTGTTGGGTTACAGGTACTCTTAGATTCTGGCTTTAATTTGATGAATCCATCAAGAGAAACACCTTCTCCTCTTACTGCTTATGTTGCCCTTGGAAGTGCGGTGGTTATGTATTTTGTGTATCGTTACAATTTAAAGCTTGCGAAAAAGATTGGAAGTTCCGCTGTACGTGCAGCAGCTTACGATAACCGTTCAGATGCCTTAGTAAGTACTGGTACTGCAATAGGGATTTTTGGTGCCATTTTTGGTTTTGTTATTATTGATACGATTACAGCATTGATTGTAGGCGTAATTATTATTAAAACAGGTGTGGAAATATTTTGGGAGGCTGTACAAACATTAACTGACGCCTTTGATATTGAAGAAGCAGAGACATTATCTGTCCTTATTCGGAATGTGGACGGAGTTATTGAGTTAAATGATTTTAAAGGTCGTACTCATGGAAACATGACATTTATAGATGTGACTGTTACAGTAAATCCAAATCTAAATGTATGGGAAAGCCATCGAATTACTGAAAAAATAGAATCCACTATTAAACGATTTAATCCTTATTGTATGGTTCTTGTTCATATCGAACCTCATGTCATACCAAAGGCTATTGAAGAGGATTATCATTTTTAA
- the alkK gene encoding long-chain-fatty-acid--CoA ligase, with protein MMDTPLLLTNFLKRAERYFPEKLIISRTSSETIHRIPYKDYVKRTHKLADALTKLGMKRGTKVASFAWNHHRHLEAYFAVPCAGAVLHMVNIRLSPEHIIYVIKHAEDEILLIDGDLFPLFEKAIPFLKTVKHVIVMQDNMEVPESSFPNVHSYEKLLSEASDEFEFPLDLDENSPAGMCYTSATTGMPKGVVYTHRGLVLHSVALGLADSLGLREEDVIMPVVPMFHVNAWGMPFAGVNFGITQVLPGPMFTPQLLLDLIEQEKVTLTAGVPTIWMGVAQEQEKNPRDLSSLRAVVCGGSASPKGLIKTYEDKFNVPFVVGYGMTETTPIVSLSTYTSSMKNLTREEKLDIRATQGLTVSLLDTEVVNDAGEVPWDGKTMGELRIRGPWIAHEYYKDERTSEAFRDGWLYTGDIAVVTPEGYIKITDRTKDLIKSGGEWISSVDLENALMTHEAVLEAAVIAIPHEKWQERPLACVVLKEGKNATKEELLSSLEGQFAKWWLPDDIVFLSEIPKTSVGKFLKAKLREELKDYQVKA; from the coding sequence ATGATGGATACGCCTTTACTGTTAACGAACTTTTTGAAACGTGCAGAACGATATTTTCCAGAGAAATTAATTATCTCAAGGACGAGCTCAGAAACAATTCATCGCATTCCATACAAGGATTATGTAAAGCGCACTCATAAACTAGCTGATGCTCTTACAAAGCTAGGAATGAAACGTGGAACAAAGGTTGCATCTTTTGCATGGAATCATCATCGTCATCTTGAAGCCTATTTTGCGGTTCCTTGTGCAGGTGCTGTCTTGCATATGGTCAATATTCGATTAAGTCCTGAACATATTATTTATGTAATCAAACATGCTGAAGATGAGATTTTATTAATCGATGGTGATTTATTCCCGTTATTTGAGAAAGCGATTCCATTTTTAAAAACCGTGAAGCATGTTATTGTGATGCAAGATAATATGGAAGTTCCAGAATCGAGCTTCCCAAATGTTCATTCTTATGAAAAGCTACTGTCAGAGGCATCTGATGAATTTGAATTCCCTCTTGATTTAGATGAAAATTCACCTGCAGGTATGTGTTATACAAGTGCAACAACCGGTATGCCTAAAGGGGTTGTATATACACATCGCGGGTTAGTTCTTCATAGTGTGGCGCTCGGTTTAGCAGATAGTCTTGGATTGCGTGAAGAAGACGTGATTATGCCTGTCGTTCCAATGTTCCATGTAAATGCATGGGGTATGCCCTTTGCAGGGGTGAATTTTGGCATCACTCAAGTATTGCCTGGACCGATGTTTACACCACAATTATTATTAGATTTAATTGAACAGGAAAAAGTTACGTTAACTGCTGGGGTACCAACAATTTGGATGGGTGTTGCTCAAGAACAGGAGAAAAACCCACGCGACTTATCATCTTTGCGTGCAGTTGTGTGTGGAGGTTCTGCATCACCGAAAGGCTTAATTAAAACCTATGAAGATAAATTTAACGTACCATTTGTTGTCGGTTATGGTATGACGGAAACAACACCAATCGTTAGTTTATCTACTTATACCTCGTCAATGAAAAATTTGACTCGAGAAGAGAAATTAGATATCCGTGCTACACAAGGCTTGACGGTTTCTTTACTTGATACCGAGGTAGTAAATGATGCAGGCGAAGTACCTTGGGACGGAAAAACAATGGGTGAGCTTCGTATACGCGGACCATGGATTGCTCATGAATATTATAAAGATGAGCGTACTTCTGAGGCGTTTCGTGATGGATGGCTTTACACAGGCGATATTGCTGTTGTCACTCCTGAAGGCTATATTAAAATTACCGATCGAACAAAGGATTTAATAAAAAGCGGTGGTGAATGGATATCATCTGTTGATTTAGAGAATGCATTAATGACGCACGAAGCTGTTCTGGAGGCTGCTGTCATTGCCATACCACACGAAAAATGGCAGGAGCGCCCTCTTGCATGTGTTGTTTTGAAAGAAGGGAAAAACGCTACAAAAGAAGAACTACTTAGTTCTTTAGAAGGCCAATTTGCAAAATGGTGGCTTCCTGATGATATCGTGTTTTTATCAGAGATTCCTAAAACATCTGTAGGCAAATTTTTAAAAGCAAAGTTACGTGAAGAATTAAAAGATTATCAAGTAAAAGCTTAG
- a CDS encoding GAF domain-containing sensor histidine kinase, whose product MSLNEHSNITLLKEIAELLNEETDMIPMLKGALSKFLKGTNFKTGWIFFINDKGKRELIAHEELPEALQHNGCEHLKKGGCWCVSRYRNKELKKASNIIECQRIESAIESKVGDNAGITHHATVPLQSGGERFGLLNVAKPNTVSYSEEELELLESVAFQMGSAIKRIYLTKQEQEMALVKERNRLARDLHDSVNQLLFSVTLTSRAGIEMSDQRDIKDTFRDIQQLTQAALTEMRALIWQLRPQGLESGLIEAIKAYADMLNLTLTVNVSGVLQFPSRVEETLFRVAQEALNNVRKHAETQIVEMFINVTATDILFVVKDGGRGFINDSDKKLPSIGMQSIKDRVQALGGTADWVSEIGKGTELLIRIPY is encoded by the coding sequence ATGTCATTGAACGAACATTCAAACATTACATTACTAAAAGAAATAGCAGAGCTATTAAACGAAGAAACTGATATGATTCCAATGTTAAAAGGGGCCCTAAGTAAATTTTTAAAGGGGACAAACTTCAAAACAGGATGGATTTTTTTTATAAATGATAAAGGGAAACGAGAATTAATCGCCCACGAGGAACTACCTGAAGCATTGCAACATAATGGATGCGAGCATCTAAAAAAAGGTGGGTGTTGGTGTGTTTCACGCTATCGTAATAAAGAACTAAAAAAAGCTTCAAACATTATTGAATGTCAACGAATTGAATCTGCTATTGAATCAAAGGTTGGAGATAATGCTGGAATTACCCATCATGCTACTGTTCCGTTGCAATCCGGTGGGGAACGATTTGGTTTATTAAATGTAGCTAAGCCAAATACTGTGAGCTATTCAGAAGAAGAACTAGAGCTACTGGAATCTGTTGCCTTCCAAATGGGTTCGGCTATAAAACGAATTTATTTAACAAAGCAGGAACAAGAAATGGCCCTTGTAAAAGAGCGGAATAGACTAGCAAGAGACCTTCATGATTCAGTAAATCAGCTGCTGTTTTCAGTCACCTTAACTTCACGTGCAGGAATTGAAATGTCAGATCAAAGGGACATTAAAGATACATTTCGAGATATTCAACAGCTAACACAAGCTGCTTTAACTGAAATGCGAGCTCTGATTTGGCAGCTTCGACCACAAGGTTTAGAAAGTGGTCTGATTGAGGCGATAAAAGCATATGCAGACATGTTAAATTTAACTTTAACAGTGAATGTATCAGGAGTTCTTCAATTCCCATCAAGAGTAGAGGAAACTTTATTTCGGGTTGCTCAAGAAGCTTTAAATAATGTGAGAAAGCATGCTGAAACTCAAATAGTAGAAATGTTTATCAATGTAACTGCGACGGATATTCTATTTGTCGTAAAAGATGGCGGTCGAGGATTTATCAATGATTCTGACAAGAAACTTCCTTCTATTGGAATGCAATCTATTAAAGATCGAGTACAAGCATTAGGTGGTACAGCTGATTGGGTAAGTGAAATTGGAAAGGGCACCGAGCTTTTAATACGAATACCTTATTAG
- a CDS encoding DNA-binding response regulator yields the protein MIRVLIADDHHIVRRGLIVFLKTQKDIEVVGEAKNGLEAIELVKSLLPDVVLMDLVMPEMDGIQATKKIKEQWPDVEVLMLTSFSDKDHVLPAIEAGAAGYQLKDIEPDDLVTAIRKIMLGESIMHPVATTQLEESIREEENLPHIKNPLTPRERDVLAELTKGKSNREIASSLFVTEKTVKTHISNIFNKLQVQDRTQAALYAVKHNLTEGSGLQ from the coding sequence ATGATTCGTGTTTTAATAGCAGACGATCATCATATTGTTCGTCGAGGATTAATTGTATTTTTAAAAACGCAAAAGGATATTGAGGTTGTTGGGGAAGCAAAAAATGGACTTGAAGCAATTGAACTTGTGAAGTCTTTATTGCCTGATGTTGTTTTAATGGATCTAGTTATGCCTGAAATGGATGGCATACAGGCAACAAAAAAAATAAAAGAACAATGGCCGGACGTGGAAGTATTAATGTTAACAAGCTTTTCTGATAAGGATCATGTATTACCTGCGATAGAGGCAGGAGCTGCGGGGTATCAATTAAAAGATATTGAGCCAGATGATTTAGTGACTGCCATTAGAAAAATTATGCTTGGAGAAAGCATTATGCATCCAGTGGCAACAACTCAATTGGAAGAAAGTATTCGTGAAGAAGAAAACCTTCCACATATAAAAAACCCTTTAACGCCAAGGGAAAGAGATGTACTTGCAGAGCTTACGAAAGGAAAAAGTAATCGTGAAATTGCCTCTTCTCTATTTGTAACAGAAAAAACAGTGAAAACTCATATTTCGAATATATTTAATAAACTTCAAGTCCAAGACCGTACACAGGCTGCTCTTTATGCGGTGAAGCATAATTTGACAGAGGGTAGCGGATTACAATAG
- the yhdP gene encoding UPF0053 protein YhdP, which produces MEQRTYLDGDIVELTIRLATFAILIIFSGFFVATEFAIVKVRGTRIDQLVEEGHKKALKAKKVVNNLDEYLSACQLGITITSLGLGWLGEPTVEILLHPLFESIGLEGTAVSILSFIIAFSIVTFLHVVAGELAPKTLAIQRAEWVTLNFSGTLLLFHKIMYPFIHFLNLSARGLSKLFGLQPMSEGEDAHTEEELRMIMADSLKSGEINHSEYEYVNSIFEFSNRTAKEIMVPRTEIVSFEKDLTVKEVFEVMGVEQYTRYPVIDGDKDHVIGLVNLKHLLTAYIKNPVNGDKKIIDYMQPIIRVFETVPVSDLLLKIQHERIHMAILMDEYGGTSGLVTIEDIIEEIVGDIQDEFDLDEIPEVQEISEGHYIIDAKMLLEEVNDMLGTTIEDEDIDTIGGWFLTQRFDAVEGDSFDFEGYEFKIKELDGHHILYLEVTKLPEVDPDADQDLDEELKQKVEEDY; this is translated from the coding sequence TTGGAACAAAGAACGTATTTGGACGGAGACATAGTAGAGCTGACCATTAGGCTAGCAACCTTTGCTATCCTTATTATCTTTTCAGGATTTTTCGTTGCAACAGAGTTTGCAATTGTAAAAGTGCGAGGAACTCGCATTGATCAATTAGTGGAAGAAGGACATAAAAAAGCCCTTAAAGCTAAAAAAGTAGTTAATAACTTGGACGAGTATCTATCCGCTTGTCAATTAGGGATTACCATTACATCATTAGGTTTAGGTTGGCTAGGAGAACCTACAGTTGAAATACTTTTACATCCATTGTTTGAATCAATTGGATTAGAAGGCACTGCTGTATCAATTCTTTCATTCATTATTGCATTCTCAATTGTGACATTCCTACATGTGGTTGCCGGTGAATTAGCACCAAAAACATTGGCTATTCAACGTGCTGAATGGGTGACATTAAACTTCTCTGGAACATTACTTTTATTCCATAAGATCATGTATCCTTTCATTCATTTCTTAAATTTATCTGCTCGTGGTTTATCAAAACTTTTTGGATTACAGCCTATGTCTGAAGGTGAAGATGCACATACTGAAGAAGAGCTTCGTATGATTATGGCAGACAGTTTAAAAAGCGGTGAAATCAACCATTCAGAATATGAATATGTTAACAGTATTTTTGAATTCTCCAACCGCACAGCAAAAGAAATTATGGTGCCTCGAACTGAAATAGTAAGTTTCGAAAAAGACTTAACAGTTAAAGAAGTATTTGAAGTAATGGGTGTTGAACAATATACTCGTTATCCAGTAATTGATGGCGACAAAGACCACGTAATTGGACTTGTTAACTTAAAACATTTATTGACTGCGTATATTAAAAATCCTGTAAATGGCGATAAAAAAATTATCGACTATATGCAACCAATCATTCGAGTATTTGAAACTGTTCCAGTTAGCGATTTACTACTTAAAATACAACATGAACGAATTCATATGGCCATTCTAATGGATGAATACGGTGGTACTTCAGGTTTAGTTACAATTGAGGATATCATTGAGGAAATTGTTGGTGATATTCAAGATGAATTTGACCTCGATGAAATACCAGAAGTACAAGAAATTAGTGAGGGCCATTATATAATAGATGCCAAAATGTTACTTGAAGAAGTAAATGATATGCTTGGTACTACCATTGAAGACGAAGATATCGATACAATTGGTGGTTGGTTCTTAACCCAACGTTTTGATGCTGTTGAAGGTGACAGTTTCGACTTTGAGGGGTACGAGTTTAAAATTAAAGAATTAGACGGCCATCATATCCTTTATTTAGAGGTAACAAAATTACCAGAAGTAGATCCGGATGCGGATCAAGATTTAGATGAAGAGTTAAAACAAAAAGTAGAAGAAGATTATTAA
- the queG gene encoding epoxyqueuosine reductase, producing MNIEQLQQQLIEYASSIGVDKIGFTTASPFNELKNRLKRQQELGYQSGFEESDIDKRTEPIRLLDSAESIIAIALAYPSKMEDAPSGKKGARRGIFARASWGIDYHVAVRERLQLIEEWLREKVPNVQLKSMVDTGELVDRAVAERAGIGWSGKNCSIITPEFGSYVYLGEMITNIPFAPDTPIENECGDCTLCLDVCPTGALVNPGQLNAQRCVAFLTQTKDYLPDEFRAKIGNRIYGCDTCQTVCPKNKGKMNWIHDEFKPDPEIAKPLLQPLLNMSNKEFKATFGYVSGSWRGKKPIQRNAIIALAHFKEQSAVPDLIDIMKKDERPVMRGTAAWAIGKIGGPLAEDALLNALEREKDEAVIHEIHKGMRLLKAETKA from the coding sequence GTGAACATCGAACAATTACAACAACAATTAATTGAATACGCATCGTCCATTGGCGTTGATAAAATCGGGTTTACGACCGCATCACCGTTCAATGAATTAAAAAATCGATTGAAACGCCAGCAAGAACTAGGCTACCAATCCGGTTTTGAGGAATCGGATATCGATAAACGAACTGAACCAATTCGATTATTAGATAGTGCTGAAAGTATAATTGCTATTGCTCTAGCTTATCCATCTAAAATGGAGGATGCTCCGTCAGGAAAGAAAGGTGCAAGACGAGGCATTTTTGCTCGTGCATCTTGGGGGATAGATTATCATGTAGCTGTTCGCGAACGTTTACAATTAATTGAAGAATGGCTTCGGGAGAAAGTACCGAATGTGCAGCTTAAATCAATGGTTGATACAGGGGAGCTTGTAGACCGTGCAGTTGCGGAAAGAGCAGGTATCGGCTGGAGCGGAAAAAACTGTTCCATTATAACACCTGAGTTTGGTTCGTATGTATACTTAGGCGAAATGATTACAAACATACCTTTTGCTCCCGATACACCGATTGAAAACGAATGTGGCGATTGTACTCTTTGTCTGGATGTCTGTCCAACAGGGGCTCTTGTGAATCCAGGACAATTAAATGCGCAGCGATGTGTTGCATTTTTAACACAAACAAAGGACTACTTACCTGATGAGTTTCGAGCAAAAATAGGAAACCGCATCTATGGCTGTGATACTTGCCAAACAGTGTGCCCGAAAAATAAAGGGAAAATGAACTGGATTCATGATGAATTCAAGCCTGATCCAGAAATAGCAAAACCTTTATTACAGCCATTATTAAATATGTCCAATAAGGAATTTAAAGCGACCTTTGGCTATGTATCAGGTTCTTGGCGAGGGAAAAAGCCAATTCAACGAAATGCAATTATTGCATTAGCGCATTTTAAGGAACAATCAGCGGTTCCTGATTTAATTGATATAATGAAAAAAGACGAGAGACCTGTTATGAGAGGAACTGCTGCATGGGCGATTGGGAAAATCGGCGGTCCACTTGCGGAAGATGCATTACTGAATGCGCTTGAACGTGAAAAGGATGAGGCAGTCATTCATGAGATTCATAAAGGAATGCGGCTTTTAAAGGCAGAAACGAAGGCTTAG
- the bdbC_1 gene encoding putative disulfide formation protein C — protein sequence MNKKLENSLLFIWAVSFVATLGSLYFSEIRGFEPCELCWYQRILMYPLVIITLIAYLQKNAKIAITTAVLSCIGGAISLYHYGIQKLALLSNSAPGCGRVPCTGEYINWFGFITIPFLALTAFILIAISSFYMIKVSKEGK from the coding sequence ATGAATAAAAAACTTGAGAATAGCTTGCTGTTTATTTGGGCTGTATCATTTGTTGCTACACTTGGTTCACTATATTTCTCTGAAATTAGGGGATTTGAACCATGTGAATTATGTTGGTACCAACGTATCTTAATGTATCCGTTAGTAATTATTACACTAATCGCTTATCTACAAAAAAATGCGAAGATTGCTATAACAACTGCAGTGTTGTCTTGTATAGGTGGTGCAATATCCCTTTATCATTATGGAATTCAGAAACTTGCACTTCTATCTAATTCGGCTCCAGGCTGTGGGAGAGTTCCATGTACTGGTGAATATATTAACTGGTTTGGCTTTATCACAATTCCTTTTCTTGCTTTAACGGCATTTATATTAATTGCCATTTCTAGTTTTTATATGATTAAAGTTTCTAAGGAGGGTAAATAA
- a CDS encoding pseudouridine synthase, with protein MFQYEIAQNDLTIEELLRSKWRLGKKLVHELRMAKAITLDNGESILWNEKLKAGTILTFTFDIPKSNYVPTKSCEIEIQYEDDHCLIVSKPKGMATHPNDIWDRDTCMNHVIAHIQKNGGHYAEHVHRLDRGTKGLLLIAKHPIAKSIFDRMIEEKTIIRTYEAEVQGSVRQDSGTIREPIGKDRHHATRRVVAKTGQHSVTHFKVIKRLKQTTIVHLTLETGRTHQIRVHMAHIGHPIVGDTMYNARKTANDDYELHAIQLEFEHPFLNKLLVVKDKGAIH; from the coding sequence ATGTTTCAATATGAAATTGCACAAAATGATTTAACAATCGAAGAATTACTTCGTTCTAAATGGCGGCTAGGAAAAAAGCTTGTCCATGAACTACGGATGGCAAAGGCGATAACTCTTGATAATGGAGAATCAATCCTGTGGAATGAAAAATTAAAAGCTGGGACAATCCTTACTTTTACCTTTGATATTCCGAAGTCTAATTATGTACCTACAAAGTCTTGTGAAATAGAAATTCAATATGAAGATGACCATTGCCTTATCGTTTCAAAGCCAAAAGGTATGGCAACTCATCCTAATGATATTTGGGACCGAGATACATGTATGAATCATGTTATCGCCCATATTCAGAAAAACGGTGGGCATTATGCAGAGCATGTTCATCGACTTGACCGCGGCACAAAAGGGTTACTATTAATTGCAAAACATCCCATTGCTAAATCAATTTTTGATCGAATGATTGAAGAAAAAACGATAATCCGTACTTATGAGGCTGAGGTGCAAGGGAGTGTCCGTCAAGATAGTGGAACGATCCGTGAACCCATTGGTAAGGATCGCCACCATGCCACTCGTCGAGTTGTTGCGAAAACAGGACAGCATTCAGTTACACATTTTAAAGTGATTAAACGTTTAAAACAGACTACTATTGTCCATTTAACATTGGAGACAGGTCGCACTCATCAAATTCGTGTTCACATGGCTCATATCGGACATCCAATTGTCGGGGATACAATGTACAACGCAAGAAAAACTGCAAACGATGACTATGAATTACACGCTATTCAATTAGAATTTGAACATCCTTTTTTAAATAAACTGTTAGTAGTAAAAGATAAAGGAGCGATTCACTAA